A single window of Chitinophaga sp. XS-30 DNA harbors:
- a CDS encoding ABC transporter permease, with protein sequence MIKNYLRIAWRNLLKNKTFSLVNIAGLSAGMAVAILIGLWARDELTFSRNHANYDRIVAVMQHQTSNGVKSTQTANPYLLGDEIRAKYGSDFKYVIMSSWPNEHVLKYGDRAISKVGNYFEPDFPGMMTLKMLKGTRDALKDPASIILSASAAKALFGDADPLDKLVKIDSRTDVKVTGVYADLPYNSAFRELEFIAPWELYLQTFPEIRQMDNPWRSNFTQTYAQLADHADLEKVSAKIKDVKLNKVREEEKVFKAEVFLHPMSKWHLYADWENGKNIGGRIQFVWLFVTIGIFVLLLACINFMNLSTARSEKRAKEVGIRKAIGSVRGQLITQFFTESLLLAFIGFAFSLLLVQAALPLFNEVADKKVSLPVGSPVFWLAGLGFTFFTGLIAGSYPALYLSSFQPVKVLKGTFRAGRYAAFPRKVLVVVQFTVSIILIIGTIVVFRQIHFAKDRPVAYSREGLISVPMTTPELKERFALIREELMATGAVTDMAYSSASPTGLNAINNGYTWKGIQPGTQGNFGAVGVTHDYGKTIGWEIIAGRDFSRDFAMDSSAMILNESAAKFMGLEDPVGEIVRKDDRPFTVIGVVRDMIMQSPYKPVFRTVFTLDYEDPASINARINPAKPASEALAQMETVFRKFNPDAPFSYSFVDEMYADKFDAEQRIGKLSSCFALLAIFISCLGLFGMASFMAEQRVKEIGVRKVLGASVFNLWGLMTRDFVRLVVISLLLAVPAAWYLMHNWLQQYDYRTGISWWIIGATCLGALGLTLLTVSFQSIRSALMDPVKSLRSE encoded by the coding sequence ATGATCAAGAATTACCTCAGGATCGCCTGGAGAAACCTCCTGAAGAATAAAACCTTCTCGCTGGTGAATATCGCCGGTCTGTCAGCAGGAATGGCCGTGGCCATACTGATCGGTTTGTGGGCCCGCGATGAACTTACCTTCAGCAGGAACCATGCGAATTACGACCGCATAGTAGCGGTGATGCAGCACCAGACTTCCAACGGCGTAAAGTCCACCCAAACGGCCAATCCCTATCTGCTGGGAGATGAGATCAGGGCAAAATACGGCAGTGATTTCAAATACGTGATCATGTCTTCCTGGCCGAATGAGCATGTGCTGAAGTATGGCGACAGGGCCATTTCCAAGGTGGGCAACTACTTTGAGCCTGATTTTCCCGGGATGATGACGCTGAAGATGCTGAAAGGCACCCGTGATGCGCTGAAAGACCCTGCTTCCATCATCCTGTCCGCTTCCGCAGCGAAGGCATTGTTCGGGGATGCGGACCCGCTGGACAAGCTGGTGAAAATTGACAGCCGTACGGATGTGAAGGTAACGGGCGTGTATGCAGACCTTCCATACAATTCCGCTTTCCGGGAGCTGGAGTTTATTGCTCCCTGGGAATTGTATTTGCAGACGTTCCCGGAGATCAGGCAGATGGACAATCCCTGGCGTTCCAATTTTACGCAGACCTATGCACAGCTGGCCGATCATGCCGACCTGGAAAAAGTGTCCGCCAAAATAAAAGATGTGAAGCTGAACAAGGTCCGGGAAGAGGAAAAGGTGTTCAAGGCGGAAGTATTTCTGCATCCTATGAGTAAATGGCATTTGTATGCCGATTGGGAAAATGGAAAGAATATCGGCGGAAGGATACAGTTCGTATGGCTTTTTGTGACCATTGGCATATTTGTGCTGCTGCTGGCCTGCATCAATTTCATGAACCTCAGTACAGCCCGTTCTGAGAAACGTGCAAAAGAAGTGGGCATACGCAAGGCAATCGGTTCTGTACGCGGGCAGCTGATCACGCAGTTCTTTACGGAGTCGCTGTTGCTGGCTTTTATCGGTTTTGCATTTTCACTGTTGCTGGTACAGGCCGCACTGCCGCTGTTCAATGAAGTGGCGGATAAAAAGGTCAGCCTCCCGGTGGGCAGCCCCGTGTTCTGGCTGGCCGGCCTCGGGTTCACATTTTTTACCGGATTGATCGCAGGCAGCTATCCGGCTTTATACCTGTCATCTTTCCAGCCGGTTAAGGTATTGAAAGGCACTTTCCGGGCGGGCAGGTACGCGGCTTTCCCGAGAAAAGTGCTGGTAGTGGTGCAGTTCACGGTATCCATCATCCTGATCATCGGCACCATCGTTGTATTCAGGCAGATACATTTTGCCAAGGACAGACCGGTAGCGTATAGCCGTGAGGGTTTGATTTCCGTTCCCATGACCACACCCGAGCTGAAAGAGCGCTTCGCGCTGATCCGGGAGGAGCTGATGGCAACGGGAGCGGTGACGGATATGGCCTATTCATCTGCTTCCCCGACTGGTCTTAATGCTATCAATAACGGCTATACCTGGAAGGGGATACAGCCGGGAACGCAGGGGAATTTCGGGGCCGTTGGCGTAACGCACGATTACGGCAAGACCATCGGTTGGGAGATCATTGCCGGCAGGGACTTTTCGAGGGATTTTGCAATGGACAGCTCCGCTATGATCCTGAATGAATCCGCAGCGAAGTTCATGGGCCTCGAAGACCCGGTAGGCGAAATCGTAAGAAAAGACGACCGCCCGTTTACCGTGATAGGTGTGGTGAGGGACATGATCATGCAATCGCCCTATAAACCGGTATTTCGTACTGTTTTTACACTGGACTATGAAGATCCCGCCAGCATCAATGCCCGGATCAACCCGGCGAAACCTGCATCGGAAGCACTGGCGCAGATGGAAACGGTTTTCAGGAAGTTTAATCCGGACGCACCTTTCAGCTACAGCTTCGTGGATGAAATGTATGCTGACAAGTTCGATGCCGAGCAGCGTATTGGCAAACTGTCCAGTTGCTTTGCCCTGCTTGCCATTTTCATCAGCTGTCTCGGCCTGTTCGGTATGGCTTCTTTCATGGCAGAGCAACGGGTGAAAGAGATCGGTGTACGAAAAGTGCTTGGCGCATCCGTTTTCAATCTATGGGGACTGATGACCAGGGATTTTGTAAGGCTTGTGGTCATCTCCCTGTTGCTGGCGGTGCCGGCTGCCTGGTACCTGATGCACAACTGGCTGCAGCAATACGATTACCGTACCGGCATATCCTGGTGGATCATCGGGGCTACCTGCCTGGGCGCATTGGGACTGACCCTGTTGACGGTCAGTTTCCAGAGTATCCGCTCGGCGCTGATGGACCCGGTAAAGAGCCTCCGTTCGGAATGA
- a CDS encoding OsmC family protein: MKRTANAHWNGNLKEGKGNISTQSTVLSQTQYSFNTRFADGVGTNPEELLGAAHAGCFTMAVSAALAQSGFTAGDLDTKAIVELDMVALKIAGIKLELKAAKIEGVSEEQFLTIANGAKENCLISKALGGTPISLEVIYG; this comes from the coding sequence ATGAAAAGAACTGCAAACGCCCATTGGAACGGCAACCTTAAAGAAGGTAAAGGTAATATCTCCACCCAGAGCACGGTGTTGAGCCAAACGCAATATTCATTCAACACCCGCTTCGCGGATGGTGTAGGCACAAACCCCGAGGAACTGCTCGGCGCCGCGCATGCGGGATGTTTCACCATGGCGGTGAGCGCCGCCCTGGCACAGTCCGGCTTCACGGCCGGGGATCTGGACACCAAAGCCATCGTGGAACTGGATATGGTGGCGCTGAAGATCGCCGGTATAAAACTGGAGCTGAAGGCTGCGAAGATCGAAGGCGTATCCGAAGAACAATTCCTGACCATCGCCAATGGCGCCAAGGAAAACTGCCTTATCTCCAAAGCGCTGGGCGGCACGCCCATTTCGCTGGAAGTGATTTACGGGTAA
- a CDS encoding RNA polymerase sigma-70 factor has product MKTGENTFLPDDMLLERIRQDDAAAFEVVYNRYAARLFHVAHGILKDREACEDIIQELFTTFWIKRQRLNILDLKAYLFTAAKNNVLMSIRSGKVRIDLTELEQLVEGRSASDTVMEKELRQHIDDNVAQLPQKCRTIFTLSREEKLSHKEIASQLNISAKTVENQVTIALKRLKSSLGDFMSFFL; this is encoded by the coding sequence ATGAAAACAGGGGAAAACACGTTCCTCCCGGACGATATGCTGCTCGAAAGGATCAGGCAGGACGATGCCGCCGCCTTCGAGGTTGTGTACAACAGATATGCAGCCCGGCTTTTCCATGTTGCACATGGCATCCTTAAAGACCGGGAAGCCTGTGAAGATATCATCCAGGAGCTTTTCACCACCTTCTGGATCAAGCGGCAGCGCCTGAACATCCTTGATCTCAAAGCTTACCTCTTTACCGCTGCAAAAAACAATGTGCTCATGAGCATCCGCTCCGGCAAAGTGAGGATAGACCTCACCGAGCTGGAACAGTTGGTGGAAGGCCGCAGCGCATCCGATACCGTTATGGAAAAAGAACTCCGGCAGCATATTGATGACAACGTAGCGCAGCTCCCCCAAAAATGCCGCACCATCTTTACCCTCAGCCGGGAAGAAAAGCTTTCCCATAAAGAAATAGCCAGCCAGCTCAATATTTCCGCCAAAACAGTGGAAAACCAGGTGACCATTGCCCTGAAAAGGCTAAAATCCTCCCTTGGAGACTTCATGTCCTTCTTTCTCTGA
- a CDS encoding FecR family protein has protein sequence MKRKRVIKKTDDGKLEDLVGRYFRAAAESGAQQSGDFDSEGVFRRIQAGISGGARRIKMQTRMFWAAAAGIVLLLGVLGIMQQRPAGEQANTVMAERSAGAGETIQVTLPDSSVVWLNAGSTVSYPATFASDKRAVFIEGEAYLEVQQDPERPFLVHTGKVVTTVLGTSFNVAAYAADQQVEVTVLTGKVSLSTTSGSAPGTLLTPGQQAACTADGKLVAFRENIDAAESILWKDHKMIYNGKRLSQVIASLEHWYDVKIIADAPLYGCTISADFTGEPVESVVHVLAQLVNGKAVRDGDTYRITGEGCTD, from the coding sequence ATGAAAAGAAAAAGAGTTATAAAGAAAACGGATGATGGCAAACTGGAAGATCTCGTAGGCAGATACTTCCGGGCAGCAGCGGAATCCGGCGCACAGCAAAGCGGGGATTTCGACAGTGAAGGCGTGTTTCGCCGGATACAGGCCGGCATTTCCGGCGGTGCGAGGCGGATAAAGATGCAGACCAGGATGTTCTGGGCGGCGGCGGCCGGTATTGTGCTGCTCCTCGGCGTGCTGGGGATCATGCAGCAGCGGCCTGCAGGAGAGCAGGCCAATACGGTGATGGCCGAAAGATCGGCCGGCGCGGGGGAAACCATACAGGTCACCCTGCCGGATAGTTCCGTTGTATGGCTCAATGCCGGCAGTACGGTAAGCTATCCCGCAACTTTTGCATCAGACAAAAGAGCGGTGTTCATTGAAGGCGAAGCTTACCTGGAAGTGCAGCAGGACCCGGAAAGGCCATTCCTCGTGCATACCGGCAAAGTAGTCACCACCGTGCTGGGCACTTCTTTCAATGTAGCCGCATACGCCGCAGACCAGCAGGTGGAGGTGACGGTACTGACCGGCAAGGTCAGCCTCTCCACTACTTCCGGCAGCGCCCCAGGCACATTGCTGACGCCGGGCCAGCAGGCAGCCTGCACAGCGGATGGAAAGCTCGTGGCTTTCCGGGAAAATATCGACGCTGCGGAAAGCATTCTCTGGAAAGACCATAAAATGATATACAACGGCAAAAGGCTGTCGCAGGTCATCGCGTCACTGGAACACTGGTATGATGTAAAGATCATTGCCGATGCTCCCCTTTACGGATGCACCATCTCCGCAGACTTTACCGGGGAGCCGGTGGAAAGCGTTGTGCATGTACTGGCGCAGCTCGTCAACGGCAAAGCCGTACGTGATGGCGATACTTACCGCATTACGGGCGAAGGATGTACAGACTAG
- a CDS encoding TonB-dependent receptor: protein MKRTLSAKRRACPLLSHTRGYLMLLVFLLTGATAGAAQDILQQGVTVTLKEKPLQEALQEISAAAKVKFAYPDKLVKQSALISRQYNNTPLQRVLNDLLQTNGMQYALVGNMIVIKRAVASQVPASGDEEKITARGLITDSLGTPLFGVSVMLKGSPATGTSTNESGAFSLQVPQNASLVISMIGFVPQEVVVMGTQLLRISLKENMTGLNEVVVVGFGTQRKITLTGSVASIQTKELKQSAVSNLSSALVGRLPGLMARQSSGEPGANGSAIWLRGQSTYSGGNGPLIMIDGVPRDGFEFIDPNEVESITILKDASSTAVYGVRGANGVVLVTTKRGTVGKPVVQFNVESATNTPTRLPEYLNSVDYFRYFRNGLINDGRLTEAEKYTDEYISRYDRSIDWPAELEYEYLYPSVDWLDYMLKDNSWRTTANVNVRGGAPKFKYFISGSYFTEDGIYNHDNAIKDYNIQANEKRFNFRSNVDLEISKWFRAELGLSTIVRYRNYPTPTAQDYFISLKTTAPYEMPVFNPDGSIAEPTRGSSNPYAQLTQRGYKRMLNSYLQGTVGFTANLGFITKGLTARTRFSYDAQSNGGFSRTKDYWSFLYEGNGDYEQVKQGQDFLNYSASNDYWQTQINPEFYINYDRRFGHHDVSAMILYRLKNESRRATNFVDALPRREQGLVGRLAYGYKEKYFAEANFGYNGSENFITGRRFGFFPSFSAGWVINREAFLEDVRWIDLLKVRISHGMVGNQDPGTRFAYQSQWNLSAGGYNFGYDYQNNKGGALEGKTGNPLTSWETARMTNIGLDFNMKNSLLQLTADVFYEKRSGIFTTSSRITSALMGIPANNLPTINAGMVENKGFEVDLKHQKQLGRYFSYFVRGNYTYARNKILDYLEEPTSDRPWQTRQGRSLSDIQTYVSMGYFQSWDEISKAPSQAFFGAVQPGDIRYKDINGDGIIDSYDITYIGKDSEPTSIMGASTGFSYRGLDFSILFQGGFGRWLFTDGSTMFGSNYEFRQVMYAVGTDYWTPENPDAAFPRAMSQKTPNNTERSTHYLRNGNYVRLKNMEIGYSLPSTLISRFGMSNVRIYANGNNLYTWDKVKLFDPEENYGSPTYPLMTTYNFGINVGF from the coding sequence ATGAAAAGAACTCTATCTGCAAAGCGTAGAGCATGCCCTCTTTTGTCCCATACCAGGGGATACCTGATGTTACTGGTGTTTTTGCTGACCGGCGCAACGGCCGGCGCTGCACAGGATATATTGCAGCAGGGCGTTACTGTCACACTGAAAGAAAAACCCTTGCAGGAGGCGCTGCAGGAGATATCTGCCGCCGCAAAGGTCAAGTTCGCGTATCCAGACAAACTGGTAAAGCAATCGGCGCTGATCTCCCGTCAATATAACAACACTCCCCTGCAACGGGTGCTGAACGATCTCCTGCAAACCAACGGCATGCAGTATGCGCTGGTGGGCAATATGATCGTTATCAAAAGAGCTGTCGCCAGCCAGGTGCCCGCATCCGGCGATGAAGAAAAGATCACGGCAAGGGGCCTCATCACGGATTCCCTTGGCACGCCGCTGTTCGGGGTTTCCGTCATGCTGAAGGGCAGCCCCGCTACCGGCACCAGCACAAACGAAAGCGGCGCTTTTTCCCTGCAGGTGCCGCAAAATGCGTCCCTGGTGATATCGATGATCGGGTTCGTGCCGCAGGAAGTTGTCGTAATGGGTACGCAGCTGCTCCGCATTTCCCTGAAAGAGAACATGACGGGGTTGAACGAAGTGGTCGTAGTGGGCTTCGGCACGCAACGCAAGATCACGCTCACCGGTTCGGTGGCTTCCATTCAGACCAAAGAGCTGAAACAATCCGCCGTATCCAACCTGTCCAGCGCCCTGGTGGGCAGGCTGCCCGGCCTCATGGCCCGCCAATCCAGCGGTGAGCCCGGCGCCAACGGTTCTGCTATCTGGCTCCGCGGCCAGTCCACCTACTCCGGCGGCAACGGCCCCCTGATCATGATAGACGGCGTGCCGCGCGATGGATTTGAATTCATCGATCCCAACGAAGTGGAATCCATCACCATTCTCAAAGACGCTTCCTCCACAGCCGTGTACGGCGTACGTGGCGCCAACGGCGTAGTGCTGGTGACCACCAAAAGAGGCACCGTAGGCAAACCTGTTGTGCAGTTCAATGTGGAATCCGCCACCAACACCCCTACCCGGCTGCCGGAATACCTCAACTCCGTGGATTATTTCCGGTACTTCAGGAACGGGCTGATCAACGATGGCCGTTTGACCGAAGCGGAGAAATATACGGATGAATATATATCCCGGTACGACCGCAGCATCGACTGGCCGGCGGAACTGGAATACGAATACCTGTACCCCAGTGTGGACTGGCTGGATTACATGCTGAAAGACAATTCCTGGCGCACTACCGCCAATGTGAACGTAAGAGGCGGCGCACCGAAGTTCAAATACTTCATATCCGGCTCCTATTTCACGGAAGACGGCATCTACAATCATGATAATGCCATCAAGGATTATAATATCCAGGCCAATGAAAAGCGGTTCAACTTCCGGTCTAACGTAGACCTGGAGATCAGCAAATGGTTCCGGGCGGAGCTGGGGCTGTCCACCATCGTACGGTACCGGAACTACCCCACACCCACCGCGCAGGATTATTTTATTTCACTGAAGACCACCGCGCCGTATGAAATGCCCGTATTCAACCCCGATGGTTCCATTGCCGAGCCTACACGCGGCAGCAGCAACCCCTATGCACAGCTGACGCAAAGGGGATATAAAAGGATGCTCAATTCCTACCTGCAAGGCACCGTAGGTTTCACCGCCAACCTGGGCTTCATCACGAAGGGCCTTACCGCCCGCACCAGGTTTTCCTACGATGCGCAAAGCAACGGAGGCTTCAGCCGCACAAAAGATTACTGGTCTTTTCTCTATGAAGGGAACGGGGATTACGAGCAGGTGAAACAGGGGCAGGACTTCCTCAACTATTCCGCCAGCAACGACTACTGGCAGACGCAGATCAACCCGGAATTCTATATCAATTACGACCGCCGTTTCGGCCATCACGATGTTTCCGCCATGATCCTGTACCGTTTGAAGAATGAGTCCCGCAGGGCTACCAACTTTGTGGACGCGCTTCCCAGAAGGGAACAGGGGCTGGTAGGCCGGCTGGCTTACGGTTACAAGGAGAAATACTTTGCGGAGGCCAATTTCGGGTACAACGGCTCCGAGAACTTCATCACCGGCAGGCGCTTCGGTTTTTTCCCTTCGTTCTCCGCAGGATGGGTGATCAACCGCGAAGCCTTCCTGGAAGATGTTAGATGGATAGACCTGCTGAAGGTCCGCATTTCGCATGGCATGGTGGGCAACCAGGACCCCGGCACCCGCTTCGCTTATCAAAGCCAGTGGAACCTTTCCGCCGGCGGTTATAATTTCGGGTACGATTACCAGAACAATAAAGGCGGCGCACTGGAAGGCAAGACCGGCAACCCGCTCACCTCCTGGGAAACCGCGCGCATGACCAATATCGGGCTGGACTTCAACATGAAGAACAGCCTCCTGCAACTGACGGCCGATGTGTTCTATGAAAAGCGCAGCGGCATATTCACCACATCCTCCCGTATTACCTCCGCGCTGATGGGCATCCCCGCAAACAACCTGCCCACGATCAACGCCGGCATGGTAGAGAACAAAGGATTTGAGGTAGACCTGAAACACCAGAAACAGCTGGGCAGATATTTTTCCTATTTCGTGCGCGGCAACTATACGTATGCCCGCAACAAGATACTGGACTACCTGGAAGAGCCCACATCAGACCGTCCCTGGCAGACCCGCCAGGGCCGCTCCCTGAGCGATATCCAGACGTATGTGTCCATGGGCTACTTCCAGAGCTGGGATGAAATTTCCAAAGCGCCCTCCCAGGCATTTTTCGGCGCCGTGCAGCCCGGGGATATCCGGTATAAGGACATCAACGGCGATGGCATCATTGATTCATACGACATCACTTATATTGGTAAGGATTCCGAACCGACCTCCATTATGGGCGCATCCACCGGCTTTTCGTACCGCGGCCTGGATTTCAGCATCCTGTTCCAGGGAGGTTTCGGCAGATGGCTGTTCACCGATGGCAGCACCATGTTCGGCTCCAACTACGAATTCCGGCAAGTGATGTATGCCGTAGGCACGGATTACTGGACGCCGGAAAATCCCGATGCCGCCTTCCCCAGGGCCATGAGCCAGAAAACGCCCAACAATACGGAACGCAGCACACATTATCTGCGTAATGGCAACTACGTCAGGCTGAAGAACATGGAAATAGGATACTCCCTTCCCTCCACGCTGATCAGCCGGTTCGGCATGAGCAACGTCCGCATCTATGCCAATGGCAACAACCTCTACACCTGGGACAAAGTGAAGCTTTTTGATCCCGAGGAAAACTACGGTTCGCCTACTTATCCGCTGATGACAACTTACAATTTCGGGATCAACGTAGGATTCTAG
- a CDS encoding RagB/SusD family nutrient uptake outer membrane protein encodes MKKSIAYILSSAFFFISCNKFLDVVPREFHQEEDLFTDIQQAEKEIAVLYSRLPWDHNAGDGSNGMILAAGSDEAYHNWDQSNARLYEQGAWNPISNPLGNYNAMYENIRIAWHFLENIDKVPVLEERIREQYETVVIPRYKNEVKFLLAFYYFELFKRYGPVPIVDRYYQVSEINELLQKDRRPVDELVQFITTLCDEAASGLPLSYDDDPNEIGRATKGAALALKAKTLLYAASPLFNGGEVDGQPVSVNGQNVKSTLLGVKNSDGTPLFNPQYDANKWKLAADAAMDVINLGIYNLHPVQQELFYKRNLTEVIWHKQGGSYNAGAWDRQLMPNGTDMGGSGALSMTNAMINSYEMDNGLPIDDPLSGYVDNAWVDTTMRVFRDRTWKTANVRIRSMYHHRDPRFYTDVYFNGMPLLHRNVITEFVTNVGSNNDGWGSKTGQNTRTGYYVQKWVDPTQNPKDRPNTNMRNFPIYRLADVYLWYAEAMNEFLPSPNSAVYFYINEVRNRVNMPALPISGRVEDATKQGMRQRIRNERKIELSMEGHRFFDTRRWLIAHTPECTELMGLNINGSGENFYTPVPVRSGARVFNSYHYLMPLPTVEITKAPGVLVQNFGWER; translated from the coding sequence ATGAAAAAATCAATTGCATATATACTCTCCTCCGCCTTCTTTTTTATCTCCTGCAATAAATTCCTGGATGTAGTGCCCCGGGAATTTCACCAGGAAGAAGACCTTTTCACAGACATCCAACAGGCGGAAAAAGAAATAGCGGTACTGTACAGCCGCCTGCCCTGGGACCACAATGCCGGGGACGGCAGCAACGGCATGATCCTCGCTGCCGGCTCCGACGAAGCCTATCACAACTGGGACCAGAGCAACGCACGCCTGTATGAACAAGGCGCCTGGAACCCCATTTCCAACCCGCTCGGCAACTATAACGCCATGTACGAGAACATCCGCATCGCCTGGCATTTCCTGGAGAATATCGACAAGGTGCCGGTGCTGGAGGAAAGGATACGGGAACAATATGAAACGGTGGTCATACCCCGATACAAGAACGAAGTGAAGTTCCTGCTGGCCTTCTATTACTTCGAGCTGTTCAAGCGTTACGGGCCCGTGCCGATTGTAGACCGGTATTACCAGGTATCGGAGATAAATGAACTGCTGCAAAAAGATCGCCGCCCGGTGGATGAATTGGTACAGTTCATTACAACACTTTGCGATGAAGCGGCAAGCGGCCTGCCGTTATCTTATGATGACGACCCGAACGAGATCGGCCGCGCGACCAAGGGGGCAGCGCTGGCATTGAAAGCGAAAACCCTGTTATACGCCGCCAGCCCGCTGTTCAACGGCGGTGAGGTAGACGGGCAACCGGTATCTGTAAATGGGCAGAATGTGAAAAGCACGCTGCTTGGCGTAAAGAACAGCGACGGAACGCCGCTTTTTAATCCGCAATATGACGCCAATAAATGGAAACTCGCCGCCGATGCGGCCATGGATGTGATCAACCTCGGCATTTACAACCTGCATCCGGTGCAACAGGAGCTTTTCTACAAAAGGAACCTCACGGAAGTGATCTGGCACAAACAGGGCGGATCTTACAATGCCGGTGCATGGGACCGCCAATTGATGCCCAATGGTACGGATATGGGCGGTTCCGGCGCCCTGAGCATGACCAACGCCATGATCAATTCCTACGAAATGGATAATGGCCTCCCGATAGACGATCCCCTTTCCGGATATGTTGACAATGCCTGGGTAGACACTACGATGCGGGTATTCCGCGACCGTACCTGGAAAACGGCCAATGTGCGCATCCGCAGCATGTATCATCACCGGGACCCGCGTTTCTACACCGATGTGTACTTTAACGGCATGCCGCTGCTGCACCGGAATGTGATCACCGAGTTCGTGACCAACGTAGGCAGCAATAACGATGGATGGGGCAGCAAGACAGGGCAGAATACCCGCACCGGTTACTATGTGCAGAAATGGGTAGACCCTACACAAAATCCGAAAGACCGCCCCAATACCAATATGCGGAATTTCCCGATCTACCGGCTGGCGGACGTATATCTCTGGTATGCCGAAGCCATGAACGAATTCCTGCCCTCCCCCAATTCAGCTGTTTATTTCTATATCAATGAGGTGCGCAACAGGGTAAATATGCCGGCGCTTCCCATCAGCGGGAGGGTGGAAGATGCCACGAAGCAGGGTATGCGCCAGCGCATCCGTAATGAAAGAAAGATCGAATTATCGATGGAAGGGCACCGGTTCTTTGACACCCGGCGCTGGCTGATCGCCCATACGCCGGAATGTACGGAGCTGATGGGCCTTAACATCAACGGCAGCGGGGAAAATTTCTATACGCCCGTGCCTGTCCGCAGCGGCGCAAGGGTATTCAATAGCTATCACTACCTCATGCCTTTGCCTACGGTGGAGATCACCAAAGCCCCCGGAGTGCTGGTACAGAATTTCGGCTGGGAACGGTAA
- a CDS encoding LemA family protein: protein MIFLVLLLIVAVAMAVISYNALQKQGQNVREKASNTQVAISKKLTLINQLIDVVKNYQEGEQLVQLKISQDATTGNLANSYQQTGAIMAAVQGIADKFPNLKASEQYHRLVDSIQQCEQNIQDCREKYNYAVKEYNTRRSKIPTVFFAKTMGFPEAPYLQFDISGNQDVTSLQAFKTDDGERLQQLLSGAGSKIAGLASQAGKAGADLVDKIRELPDKNQTKN from the coding sequence ATGATCTTTTTAGTGCTTCTCCTGATCGTTGCCGTCGCCATGGCGGTCATTTCTTACAACGCATTGCAGAAACAGGGACAGAATGTGCGGGAGAAGGCTTCCAACACGCAGGTGGCCATCAGCAAGAAGCTGACGCTCATCAACCAGCTCATCGATGTGGTGAAAAATTACCAGGAAGGGGAGCAGCTGGTGCAGCTGAAAATTTCGCAGGATGCCACCACCGGAAATCTGGCCAATTCCTATCAGCAAACCGGGGCTATCATGGCGGCCGTTCAGGGTATTGCGGACAAGTTTCCAAACCTTAAGGCCAGCGAGCAATATCACCGGCTGGTGGACAGCATTCAGCAATGTGAGCAGAACATCCAGGACTGCCGGGAGAAATACAATTATGCCGTAAAGGAATACAATACCCGCCGCTCAAAGATCCCCACCGTTTTCTTCGCCAAAACCATGGGATTCCCTGAAGCGCCTTACCTCCAGTTCGATATTTCCGGGAACCAGGACGTTACTTCATTGCAGGCTTTCAAAACAGATGACGGGGAACGCCTTCAGCAACTGCTTTCCGGCGCGGGCAGCAAAATAGCGGGACTGGCCTCACAGGCCGGGAAAGCGGGGGCGGACCTGGTGGACAAGATCAGGGAGCTGCCGGATAAGAACCAGACAAAAAACTGA